The proteins below are encoded in one region of Hordeum vulgare subsp. vulgare chromosome 3H, MorexV3_pseudomolecules_assembly, whole genome shotgun sequence:
- the LOC123442578 gene encoding LEAF RUST 10 DISEASE-RESISTANCE LOCUS RECEPTOR-LIKE PROTEIN KINASE-like 2.5 has translation MIESYGSLAPKRYMYSEVMKITSSHSDLLGKGGYGVVLKGRLHDGRLVAMKFLHDCKGNGDEFVNEVMSIGRTSHVNIVSLFGFCLEGSKRALIYEYMSNSSLDKYIYSESPKAILGWERLYAIAIGIDRGLEYLHHSCNTRIVHFDIKPQNILLDKDFILKIADFGLAKLCHTKESKLSMTGARGTIGFIAPEVHYPTFGVVSTKSDVYSYVMMLLEMVGGRRNVKSIVAKSSEKYFPDWIYDHFAEDDGLQACEVTIEIEEIARKMIIIGLWCIQVLPMYRPTITQVLEMFERNLDDLDMPPKQNFCELLESSAQNMDVQSSSSTIPEEISLVNSKILQQSRPL, from the exons ATGATAGAATCATATGGATCCCTAGCTCCAAAAAGATACATGTACTCAGAGGTAATGAAGATAACATCTTCTCACAGCGATCTTCTTGGAAAAGGAGGTTATGGTGTCGTTTTAAAAGGAAGACTACATGATGGTCGTCTAGTTGCTATGAAATTCTTGCATGATTGCAAAGGAAACGGGGATGAGTTTGTGAATGAAGTTATGAGCATTGGAAGGACATCACATGTTAATATTGTTAgtttatttgggttttgtttggagggATCAAAACGTGCTCTTATATATGAGTACATGTCCAACAGTTCCTTGGATAAGTACATTTACTCAGAGAGCCCCAAAGCAATTTTAGGATGGGAGAGGCTCTATGCGATAGCAATTGGGATTGATCGTGGCCTCGAATACTTGCACCATAGCTGTAATACACGTATCGTCCATTTTGATatcaagccccaaaatatcctgtTAGACAAAGATTTTATCCTAAAGATTGCTGATTTTGGTCTAGCTAAATTGTGCCATACAAAGGAGAGCAAGCTTTCAATGACTGGAGCTAGAGGAACAATTGGATTTATCGCCCCAGAAGTTCACTATCCAACCTTCGGGGTGGTTTCAACAAAGTCGGATGTCTATAGTTACGTAATGATGTTGCTGGAGATGGTTGGAGGTAGGAGAAACGTAAAATCAATTGTAGCAAAATCCAGCGAAAAGTATTTTCCAGATTGGATTTATGACCACTTTGCAGAAGATGATGGATTACAAGCATGTGAAGTCACAATAGAAATTGAGGAGATTGCAAGAAAGATGATCATAATTGGCTTGTGGTGCATACAAGTGTTACCTATGTATCGTCCTACTATAACCCAAGTTCTAGAAATGTTTGAGAGAAACTTAGATGATCTGGACATGCCACCAAAGCAGAACTTCTGTGAACTACT TGAAAGTTCAGCTCAGAATATGGATGTACAAAGTTCAAGTTCTACCATACCTGAGGAGATCAGCCTTGTGAATTCAAAAATACTACAACAATCGCGACCTCTTTGA